The genomic window TCTACGTCTTGAGTAAATCAACTGCCAAGTGATACGAGGAAGTAGAATCAAGAAAGTTGTTAATAGGATAAAGAGTACGATAAAGCGGACAGAAAAGAGTGGCAAGAAAGCATAGCAGATCACATAAGAGAAGATACTACTGATAGTCACTCCGAAGAAAATCTTCATAAAATCTGTGATTTTGCTATATCTACTAATACTAGCATTCAGCCCCCAAAATCCAATCATAAGCTGGTAGAAAAGGAAGGTTAGGCCTGTGTAAATGACATAGTCTACCGGGGCTGGATTAATCAAGCCATAAAATAGAATATAGGAAACAATAATTGATAAGACCATACTGGCAATATCAAAAAATCCCCAAAATATTTGTTTCTGTTGTTTATTTAATACTTCAACCAGATCAATTACGTAATCTGTTATTTTTTTATTCATGTGAATGGTATCCTCCTACACAAAATCACATTTTCTAGTAATCTTCAGATAAATTTTTAAAATCCAATTGGCTACAATTACTTGCTTTTTCTTAGAAGTTTTAAAAATATAAACTGTCGTATAAAGCCTGGACAGAGGGCAACAACAACTTGGATTAAGACACTTTTCAGATATTCACCGTAAGAAATCTGTCCACGCTCGTGCATTCTCTTTCGTGCTTGGCGATAGAGTTTTAGATAGCGAAGGCCACCACGACGTTCAAACATCCCTGCTCCCACTCGCACCTTACATAGAATCTGATCCACATTCCCAGTTCGAGCTCCTGCACTAATCATATTGAGCCAAAGGAGATCATCTTCCATATAGAGACCGTCTTCGTAGTTGCCAGCCTTTAGAACCATCTTTCTTTTGAACATAACAGTCATGTGATTAAAGGCACTTCTCATACGTTGGTAGGCAACGATATCCTCATGCTTAATCGGCACACGACGGTAAGACACAATCTCATCTGGTTGGTCGATAAACTCTGCGATATGACCACCTAGCAGGTCCAAGTTTTCTTTTTCCATCAATTCAAACTGTTGTTCGAAACGGTCTTCGACAGCAATGTCATCTGTATCCATACGGGCAATAACGTCATATTGGCACTGTAAGACACCAAACTGAAGCGCCAAACCTAGACCACGATTTTGAACAAGCGGACAACGTTTGATTGGAATACTTGACTGTGCTTCCAATTTTCCCAAAACTTGATACAGTTCAGGTGTCAGTGGACCATCTTCGACGATTACCACTTCGCTAGGTTTGAGCGTTTGATGTAAGATACTCTCTACTGCCTCTTCTAGAAAGGCTGGATTTTCTTTAACATAGACTGACATCAATACGCTAAATTTACGATTTTCAGACACAGTACTTCTCCAATTTATAGATTTTCTTTCACTATTTTATCACAATTTTTCAGACTTTCCTATTTTTATTTGAATCCCAGAAAAAAACTAGTAAATCTATCAAACTTTTTTCAATGATTTTTCGCAGCTAAAAGACGGATTCCCTCACGCCATCTTGACATCTATAGGAAAAAGCCTTAAAATAAGCTGTTATCAAAATCAGCTTATTGAGGTCCACATGAAAAAACGATCACTCTTTTTTATTCTAGGAATTATCTTAATTGGAGCGGTCTTAAGAGCTCCTTTTACGGCCTTACCGACTATTTTAGGAGATATTGCTCAAGGTTTAGGAGTTGAGGTCAGTTCACTTGGTGTTTTGACGAGTCTTCCTCTCTTGATGTTCGCCCTTTTCTCCTCTTTTGCGACCCGTTTGGCTCAAAAAATTGGACTTGAGCACCTTTTCACCTATAGTCTTATCGTCTTGACCGTCGGTTCAGTGATTCGTATCTTCAATCTCCCTCTGCTCTATCTGGGAACCTTACTTATCGGAGCAAGTATCGCTATTTTCAACGTGCTTCTTCCTAGTGTCATTCAGGCAAACTACCCGCAAAAAATCAGTTTTCTGACAACACTTTATGTGACTTCTATGGGGATTGCAACTGCCCTCTCCTCTTACATCTCTGTCCCTATCACTCAAGCTACTTCTTGGAAAGGTTTAATCCTTTGTCTAAGCCTTCTCTGCTTGCTAACCTTCTTCATTTGGTTACCCAACCATGGGTACAACCATTTTCTGGAAGGGCATGAGAAAAAACAAAAGAAAGAGAATATCTTAAAAAACAAGCAGGTTTGGGCTATCATGATTTTTTGCGGTCTCCAATCCTTACTCTTTTACACTAGTATGACCTGGTTACCTACCATGGCAATCAGTGCTGGTTTATCTCACACAGATGCCGGTCTTTTAGCTTCTATCTTTTCTCTGACTAGTATCCCCTTCTCCATGACCATTCCAAGTCTAACGACTCGTTTGTCCAATCGTCACCGTCAAATCATGTTAACAATCGTCTCTCTGGCTGGAATGCTTGGAATTGCTATGCTTTTATACCCGAGCAACAGTTTCCTCTACTGGTTGGTGGCCCATCTCTTAATTGGTACTGCCTGTAGCGCACTTTTCCCCTATCTCATGGTTTGCTTCTCTATCAAAACAAGCTCACCTGAAAAGACGGCTCAATTGTCTGGACTTGCCCAGACCGGTGGCTACATTTTGGCAGCCATCGGCCCAGCCCTCTTTGGTTACAGTTTTAACTTTTTCCAATCTTGGGTCCCAGCCGTACTGGCTCTTCTAATTATTGATATCATTATCATTATTTCAGTCTTTATAGTGGACCGAGCGGATAAAATCCTTTAAAAGGTTGAAATTCAACTCAACGAGAAATACTTTTCAAGTCAGACGGATGTCTGGCTTTTTCTTTTAAAAATGTTTGATAAGACTCTTCACAAGACTTCCCTGAATCCTAAACATGCTATAATATACCTATGATGGAAACAACTATACAATTTATCTCTCAAAGAAGTCGAAACTCTCTCAATTGAAGGGGATTGTTTTGCCCCTAAAAACATCCATGTAGATTCCTCTAACTTTTTAAATGATATACCATAGTTACGCTATTTCAACTTTTTTACTGGTATCCAAAAAAGTAAGGACGCAACTTCAATCATTAATCTGATAAAGCTAGAATATCTAACAATCAAACCTTCCAAGGAGGTTAAACTTTTGCATCATAAAATCCTTCAATTACCAAAATTGAAGTATGGCTCAGTCATTGAGAAACCAGAAATCTATCTAAAATAAAATCTTAAAGAACTTTACTTGTTTTAACTCAATTACAAACAAGTATTTGTTTAAAAGTCTAAAAAGACTATTGAAAATGTAGTAACATTTAAGGAGAAATTTATATGCTAGCAAAAGCAGGGGACGTCTATTGTGTTTACAATACCCATCTAAAAAAATACATAGCTTGCCAGATAACCAAGATCGAAGAGGGGGAGAAAAAGCCTCAGGCTGTCCTGCTGTCATTAGACTGGTCAGGAGAAGAACCTCTTAGAGAAGAAGAACTATCTTCTTTGAAGCCACTCTATATAGATTTTATGTACTGGGAAAGAAACTTACATCTTAGTAATGTTGATATTCATGTACCGTCACATTATATTTTTATTGGTAATACAACACCATTAACAACTGAAAGCACAAACACATATGCTATGTTTTGGGGAAATGGTTACGATATTTATAGGCAACTGAAATGGCAAGAAATACCAAAAGAAAAAAGAGATTTATTTAAGAAAGCAGATAAAAGCAAGGAAAAAGTTTCATTTGCAGGAAATGAGTATCGTATTTCTAAACACAATATCAATGACGAGTGGACGCCTTTTGAAGACGCATCAGAATTAAAAGTATTTCCTTGCTTATCTAAGTTGGCATTAACTAAATGGCACAAAAATATATATGAATATTTGCAGTCGACTCCTTTTATTACAGAACTAGTTCTTGAAAAGCATGGACAAACAAAACTGGATTTTTCTAAGACATCCATACATCGACTTTCCATTGATTTGACAGGTGTAGAGGAACTTATATTGAATGATGATCTGGAGGAGCTACTCTTATTAGGAGACATGAGCGACAATTGTCAGATACTTGTAAAGGATCATGGAGCCAGCTTACGATTACAACTTGATCGTTCTCTGCCTAAGGTACTGGGATTAAAGGATTTGGGAGCCATCCATTGTTCTAACATCCTTGAAATAGACTTTGCACAAATCTTGAATAACTATCCAAATCTTAGGGAATTAAGATTGTGGGGGAAACCTGGTCATATTCTTAATTTCCATAAATTATCAGAGTTCAAAGAGTTAGTCAATTTTTCAACTGTTGATTTGTTTGGCTTTACTGCAGAGGATATTCCCAAACCAGAAGATTTACCTCGATTAAGCATGTTTTGGATGAGCAGCTTACCAGAAGAGGCCGCTAAAGTGGCCAAAAAATATTATAAAAAACAGCAGGACAAGGGACTGAATCTTTGGATAACAAAACCGAGAAAAGCTGAATGGCTAGCCCAAAACCTAGACAATCCATTTCGCTCATGGGATGGTCAAGAGAATATTTCAACCGCAAACGCAAAAAAAGCAGCCTCTCTATATAGAAAGACTAGAGCAAGCCTTATAAAGCTTCTAGAAAACCCCAATGAGAACACTATGACAAACGTAGAAGTTCTCATAAGAGAATATACTCAAGGTTTCAATAAAATGGACAAACGTAACTGTTTTATTGAAACAATCGAGAGAGAGGATATCTATAGTGCTCTAGTTGAGATCTTAGATTTACTACCTGAAGATTTAGGGATGGACAAAGAAAAATTTATAGAAATCTTTGATGAGCTAAAAGATTTTTAAATGAGAAATCTTTCTAGTTCATTCTTGAAACGGAGATTATCATGACTAACTTTATACAAACTATCACAGTCGAAAATCGGCAGGTCGACAAAGAAAATTACTTTACAATTGGCTACTCTCCTGAGATAGAAAAATCTTTACTGTGTGTTTATATTTCTTGGATTGCTGGTTATGAACGCTATTACCAGTTAGATGATGGAGATTTGGCTCTCTTTGAAAGCAAACGAGAAGCATTTCTCAAAAAATATGAAAAAGAAATCAAGGCTTATCGGACTGAAAGATTGATTGGTTCTGGGGCTCTGAGGGATTACAATTTTAGTTCTTTGCCTGAGAATATCCTAAAAAACTTGGATAGCTATCCTCCATTTAACGGATATGTCTATCAAAACGGCATCCTCTGTGCCAAAATCAAGATTGAAGACAAGTATTTTTATCTTCCGCCCATTTATGATGAGGATTACAGATAAGCATTGCCTCAAAGTAATGCAAAACAGCCTCCAATCTTCTAGTTTTTACTAGGAGATTTTTATATATAAAAATTTTACACATATTACTTGACAGGGCTTTCATTTAGATGTATGATGTATGTGTAGAATAATTATATATAAAATTTTTACATACTAAAAAAGGAGGTGCCCCATGTATTTTCCAACATCATCGGCCTTGATTGAATTTCTCATCTTGGCCATTCTAGAACAAGGGGATTCCTATGGTTATGAAATTAGCCAAACCATTAAACTCATCGCCAAAATCAAGGAATCTACTCTCTACCCCATCTTGAAAAAACTGGAGACCAACCGCTATCTGACTACATACTCTCGCGAATACCAAGGTCGGATGCGCAAGTACTACTCCTTGACAGAAATTGGAGAGGAGCAACTATTTGTCCTTCGAGAAGAATGGACACTCTATACTGACACTATCAACGGCATCATAGAAGGGAGCATTCGCCATGACAAGAACTGAATATTTGAATCAGCTTGAAGCCTATCTGATGAAGCTTCCTCAAGCTGATCGCATCGAAGCCATGGATTACTTCAAAGAACTCTTTGATGATGCTGGTCCTGAAGGCGAGGAAGACCTAATAGCTAGCCTGGGAAGTCCAAAAGAAGCTGCCCATGATGTCCTGACTACACTTCTTGATAAAAAAATCAACGAAGAAAATTCCAATAAGAACAACCGTCAGGTTTTACAAATCGCAATCATCGCACTTCTGGCTGCACCTATTGGGATTCCAGTCGGGATTGGTCTTCTCATGGCTATCATCGGGATTTTTATCGCTGCGGTTAGTGTACTTTTAGCCTTCTTTGCTGTATCAGCAGCTGGACTAATCCTAGGAGGCGTTCTCCTATTTGAAAGCTTCTACGTCCTGGCTGAATCTACATCTGCTTTTGTGCTGATTTTTGGTGGAGGTTTACTAGCTATCGGGGCTTCGTCTCTAGTCTTACTAGCGACTTCCTATGTAGCACGTTTCTTTGGATTACTAATCCTTCGACTTATTCAGTGGATTCTTAATAGAGGAAAGAGAGGTGAAAGTCATGCGTAAATTAACAAAAGGATTTCTTATCTTTGGTGTTGTTACTAGTATCATTGGTTTTGCCATGATAATCATCGGCATCCAAACCGATGGTGTCAGAAGCCTCCTAGCAATGTCTCAAAATCCAGTCTTTGAAAGCCGAATGGAAGAGCTCGTTTTTGATAAAGATATTGAAAATCTAAACATCTCACTAACAGAACATTCGCTCGTCATTACGGAGTCAAACGATGATAAGATCCACCTCCAGTATCACCCGACCATCTCTGAAAAAGAGAACCTTCAACACTCTATCAAAGAGAAAAGTCTTGAAATAACTGATACTAAATCAACTACACGTCGCTCTATAGGTTCTAGTATCGAAGGTATCCTCTTTATCGCAAGCGGAATTTCTAGCCGCAATGATGAAATCGTACTCTCATTACCAAGAGGAAAGGACTTAAAAAATCTTACAGCTCAGGTTGACCATCGTATCCTTTCAATTTCCAATGCAAAAATCAACAATGCCAAGATTCTGTCAAATGGCTTTCTTCTTCGTATCACTGATAGCGAGATTAAAAATAGCCAACTGACTACAACTGGAATTGTCAATGTATTTGAAACCAGTCTAACAGATAGCCGCATCCAAGCAGATCATGAACATATCGAGGCAGACGATATCCAAGTGCATGGTCGAGTGGAATTCGAGGCAAGAAAAGATATCTCATTCGAGTTATCTCAAAAGGAACTTGATCGAATCAATGTTGAGTTTTCTGCTGAACATGGTGATATCTATCGTTGGCATCGAGACAGACGTGACATACCTACGGGAGGTAGTAAAGGTGAAGCATTAGCTAACCCTTACAAAACAGAAAAAAAAGATACGCAAGATCTCCTCGTCGCAAAATCGAATCAAAGTATCTATTTCCCATAATAAGGTCGCATGCTTTCTTATAGAAATCATGAATAAAGACAACTAGTAGTTACTACTCAAAAATTAATCAAAAAAGGGAGGTCTATTATGACTCAAGAATGGTTTGAAAGTGCTGATTTCGAAAAAACAGCCAACAATGATAAAAAAGATAGCCCATCCGACTCAGTTCTCCTTGAAGAAGATTCAGAGGCAAGAGAAGAGGCGCCAGTAGTTGAGGAAAATCCTCAAGCCAATCCTGAAAATCAGGAAACTGACCTAGAAAAAGTAGAGGCTGAAGAAGAAGAAACTGAAGAAGCTGAAGAAGAACTGGTAACAAAGACAGACAAGTCAGAAGAACCTGTTGAAGAAGTTTCTCAGACAAGCAAACCTTTAACCAGCAAATCTTTGGAAAGCCCATTTTTACCAGACCCTACATCTACAAAAACTGCAATCTTCAAAGAAGAATTGGCTGATTTTTGGATTTGGTTACAAGGTGCCCTTAAAGAACCGACAGCAAGTTTCGATACAGATAAAAAACACAGTTACACTGCTTTTGCGCTCCTAACTATCTTTTCTGCCACGAGTTTCCTCTTTACAGTTTATCACGCCAAGCAAGGCTACTACGGCCGCATGGCAGCCATCGACTCTAAAGCTCTCCAGCATCTCCCTTCACTAAATCTCTTTTCTATCTTCTCCATCCTGGTAGCGACAAGTTTGTTCTTCTTCTCTATCCTCATGGGTGGATTTGTAGTCAAACGTTTTGTCGATCAGGACAGTGATTGGACATTGGAAAGAGCCTTTCAAGTACATAGCAGACTCTTGGCTATCCCAATTCTCTTGACAGGTATTGCTAGCTTCTTTGCCTTCTTTAACGGTCTACGCTTTGCGGCTCTTCTCTGCCTCATTAGTATGGGCATGGTTCTACTTGGTAACCTCTATATCATTTCAAGACCTAGCAAGGACAGTCAAGTTGACTCCTTCTATCGCCTTCTCTTAGCCTTTCTAGTCAACGGAAGCATCCTATTTCTCTTTTTCCTAGCAGAAATGGCTCTTGTTTTTGACTATCTTCGAATCCTTGCTTTTATGTAAGATAAAATCCTGTCACTCTTGACAGGATTTTATCTTACATAAAAAGCAGACCAAAAATCTGCCTTTTCACATTATTTAAAACCAATATCTTTCATTTATGCCTCTAGTTACCTTTTACTAAGTTCTCAAAATCTTTCCCTAAAACAGGGCCTACTTCTACTTGGTTAGCATCTAAGTCCTGATAAAGTTCTTTTGGCAAAGCTTCTAAAAACGCTTGATAATCCAGTCTAGCTACTGCTTCATAGTCTTCTGGTTTTGAACCATCTCCAGAGATTTTCACCAGGTCAATCTCCCATACAAGCTCCTTGCCTACTAACTGTTCAACGTAAGGCGCTGGAATCACAGGTTCTTTTGGTAAGATAGTTTTTACTCCCTGAGCTAGGTGGTAGATACCATGAACCTTACCTTCTCCATCTGGATAAAATTTTGCGCTGGCAGGATATGCATCCGACCCTTGAACCTTTTTGACTAATGCTTCAAAACGTGCCAAACCATCTTCTTTTAAGAAGCTTTCTAAATCCTTCTTGTCAAAGTAAACAGGTGATAGAATTCCTTGGCAGAAGCCCAAACGAGCACCCTTATCCGCCAAATAGTTTTTAACAGTATCGTGGAAATAATTTTCCAAATCAAAGTCTGCCAAGCCTTCAACTTCTTCACCGACCTTACTAGATAAGGCTTGCAAGAGAGCTTCTACAATCTCCCAATCAGCTCTTGTAATCAAGTCAGGAATGATTACTTGATAGCCTTTTTGAGAGTCTAGGTAGCGAACTTTAAAGAGGAACTGAGATTTGCCCACGATTCCACACTCGATATACTCGAGGCGATTAAGGGGTTGACGGAGATAGACAGCATCATAACTATGCGACTCTAGGCCTTCTACTAAACCTAAAATTGATTTGGCCGTAAGAATCTCCTGTTGTCCTAGAATACTTTGTTTATTTGGAATAAAAAATGTTTTCACCATAAATGGTCTCCTTTGAAATCGTTTACATATAGTATACACCATTTTCCTGAAAGATGCAGAAACAAATTTAAGATTTTTTGGTCAAAAGCATAGAAAAACAGCCCTGAAAGGCTGTTAATATCTATTATATAACTTCAGAATGATCTAGGTTCTCACCAATCGCTGCTAGACGCTCGATAACTTGATCTTGCGTTAATTCATGCTCTAAAACGTAACGATTGCGTGGATGAACACGACACTCGTGTGAGCAACCACGGAGATATTTGTCTTCGTTGTCTTCTGATGCCAAGATACGGCGGTTACAGAATGGATTTCCACAGTTGACATAGCGTTCACATGGTGTTCCATCAAACCAATCTTTCCCTACAATGGTTGGATTGACATGGTTGACATCGACTGCGATACGTTCATCAAATACGTACATTTTCCCATCCCAAAGTTCCCCTTGAACTTCTGGATCTTTCCCATAAGTCGCAATTCCTCCGTGCAATTGACCGACATCTTTGTAGCCTTCACGGACCATCCAACCTGAGAATTTCTCACAGCGGACTCCACCTGTACAGTAAACAACGACACGTTTATCCATGAATTTTTCTTTGTTATCACGGACCCATTGTGGCAACTCACGGAAATTGCGGATATCCGGACGGATAGCTCCACGGAAATGTCCAAGATCGTACTCGTAGTCATTGCGAGTATCAAGAACAACGGTATCTTCATCTAGAAGAGCTTCTTTGAATTCTTTTGGAGACAAGTAAGCACCTGTTGTTTCAAGAGGATCGATGTCCTCGTCAAAGTTTTCATCTTCTAACCCAAGGTGAACGATTTCCTTTTTGTAGCGAACAAACATCTTCTTGAAAGCTTGCTCTTCTTCTTCATCAATCTTGAACCAGAGGTCTTCCATCCCTGGAAGGCTGTGAACATAGTCCATGTATTTTTGCGTTGTTTCGTAGTCACCAGAAACAGTTCCGTTGATCCCTTCGTCAGCCACTAGGATACGGCCCTTGAGGCCAATAGACTTACAGAAAGCCAAGTGGTCAGCCGCAAATTGTTCTGCGTTTTCGATGGGAACATATTTATAGTAAAGTAAAACACGAATAGGTTTTGCCATAAGATTCTCTTTTCTAAGATTAAATTATCAGAATTTTTCATTCAACTATACCAGTATACTCCCTCAAGAAAGCGAATGCAATTTATTTGACCGAAAATTAAAAACAAGACTTGAAAACAGGTCTTGTTTTAACTGAATATTCGATGAAGAAATGTTAACAAAAATGGCAATGTTGCAACGATATTATTGATAACATGAACGATATAACCAGGATAGATACTCTTGGTATAACGAGTTAGACCCGCATAAAAGATTCCAAATGTCGCAAAAACAAGAATATCTAGTACACTGGGAAAACTTGTAAAGTGAGGAAGAGCAAATAAAACCGAAGGGAGAATCAGGTCAAGCCCAAATTTCGAATCTTTAAAGAAAGCATGTTGGAGCAATCCTCTATAAATCAACTCTTCCATCAGAGGTCCTAGAAAAAATAAGGATAGGTAGAGTCCCAACTCGGCAAAATTTGTCTCACTATAACCGATTAACACGGCCCAACCTTCATAGGTAGACTGAACATGTCTAGCCGTTTGGAAATTAAACGTTATATGAAGCACAGCTACGAGAATCGTCAAAACTGTATACCAAAGCCATTTTTTCTTTGGAATAACAAAAAGATATCCATGACCTGTCTTGACTAATATCCATACCATCAGTCCGATGAAGACTAGACTGACAAGATTTCGAATCCAGAAAAAATTGCCAATTTGAGAAGAAAATTGCCAGTAGTTTTGGATTATAAGTGTTAGCTGAGAAAGTCCATATACGAAAAATAAGTAGGATAAGATTGCACTAGTTTTGAAAATAAGATGGTATTTTTTCATGTACCTATTACCAACGCTACTTGTAAGGCAAATGCCTGGGTTCAAAATGCAGATAATTATATGTATTTACTCTAAAAAGAATCACCACCCCATCTGGAAATACCCAGACAAGATAGTGATTGCAATTTTTAGGAATGAATACACGAAATCAATTATTCTTATGATTTTTTGCTTTTCAAGAATTCGTCGTATTGTTTTTGCATTTCATCCAATACTTTTTGGTAAGCACCTTCAGATTTAAGTTTTTCCATCAATTCTGGAATAGCTTTTTCTGGGTCTACAGTACCAGTGTTGATAGCTGTATCGAATTGTTGCATAGTGTTAGTGATAGCTGAGATTTCAGATTTCACGTTGTCAGTGTTGAAGATGAATCCAAGCGCTGGAGATTCTTTTGCAGTTTCCAAATCTTTCTTAGATTGTGCAATTTGTTCATCTGTAACGTTTTCGTTGATGTAAAGGATCCAGTTGTTACCAGTGTTCCATCCTGACATGTGAGTGTTTCCTTTGTATCCGTCAAGGACTTTAACACGGTTTTCTTTACCTTCAACTTTTTCCCAGTTCTTGCCTTCTGGACCGTAAACAAGACCGTTCAAGAGTTCTGGGTTAGTGTTCAAGAGGTTCAACACTTCCATTGCTTTTTCTTTGTTCTTAGAGTTGTTTGAGATTACAAAGTTTGCAACTTGAGTTGTTTGGTTTTTCTTGATGAAGTTAGTAAATGGTTTGATTTGGATGTCTCTGTTAGCAACACGAGAAAGCAAGCTGCTACCGTAGTCAGCTGGTCCCACTGTTTCTTCACGAACAAGCCAAGTATCCTGAGTAAGGTCATATGAAGTATCACTAGTTGCTACGTCTTTTGGAATGTATCCT from Streptococcus sp. oral taxon 061 includes these protein-coding regions:
- a CDS encoding glycosyltransferase, with protein sequence MSENRKFSVLMSVYVKENPAFLEEAVESILHQTLKPSEVVIVEDGPLTPELYQVLGKLEAQSSIPIKRCPLVQNRGLGLALQFGVLQCQYDVIARMDTDDIAVEDRFEQQFELMEKENLDLLGGHIAEFIDQPDEIVSYRRVPIKHEDIVAYQRMRSAFNHMTVMFKRKMVLKAGNYEDGLYMEDDLLWLNMISAGARTGNVDQILCKVRVGAGMFERRGGLRYLKLYRQARKRMHERGQISYGEYLKSVLIQVVVALCPGFIRQFIFLKLLRKSK
- a CDS encoding DUF4097 family beta strand repeat-containing protein, which gives rise to MRKLTKGFLIFGVVTSIIGFAMIIIGIQTDGVRSLLAMSQNPVFESRMEELVFDKDIENLNISLTEHSLVITESNDDKIHLQYHPTISEKENLQHSIKEKSLEITDTKSTTRRSIGSSIEGILFIASGISSRNDEIVLSLPRGKDLKNLTAQVDHRILSISNAKINNAKILSNGFLLRITDSEIKNSQLTTTGIVNVFETSLTDSRIQADHEHIEADDIQVHGRVEFEARKDISFELSQKELDRINVEFSAEHGDIYRWHRDRRDIPTGGSKGEALANPYKTEKKDTQDLLVAKSNQSIYFP
- a CDS encoding CPBP family intramembrane glutamic endopeptidase, with protein sequence MKKYHLIFKTSAILSYLFFVYGLSQLTLIIQNYWQFSSQIGNFFWIRNLVSLVFIGLMVWILVKTGHGYLFVIPKKKWLWYTVLTILVAVLHITFNFQTARHVQSTYEGWAVLIGYSETNFAELGLYLSLFFLGPLMEELIYRGLLQHAFFKDSKFGLDLILPSVLFALPHFTSFPSVLDILVFATFGIFYAGLTRYTKSIYPGYIVHVINNIVATLPFLLTFLHRIFS
- a CDS encoding DUF1700 domain-containing protein, with product MTRTEYLNQLEAYLMKLPQADRIEAMDYFKELFDDAGPEGEEDLIASLGSPKEAAHDVLTTLLDKKINEENSNKNNRQVLQIAIIALLAAPIGIPVGIGLLMAIIGIFIAAVSVLLAFFAVSAAGLILGGVLLFESFYVLAESTSAFVLIFGGGLLAIGASSLVLLATSYVARFFGLLILRLIQWILNRGKRGESHA
- a CDS encoding MFS transporter; translated protein: MKKRSLFFILGIILIGAVLRAPFTALPTILGDIAQGLGVEVSSLGVLTSLPLLMFALFSSFATRLAQKIGLEHLFTYSLIVLTVGSVIRIFNLPLLYLGTLLIGASIAIFNVLLPSVIQANYPQKISFLTTLYVTSMGIATALSSYISVPITQATSWKGLILCLSLLCLLTFFIWLPNHGYNHFLEGHEKKQKKENILKNKQVWAIMIFCGLQSLLFYTSMTWLPTMAISAGLSHTDAGLLASIFSLTSIPFSMTIPSLTTRLSNRHRQIMLTIVSLAGMLGIAMLLYPSNSFLYWLVAHLLIGTACSALFPYLMVCFSIKTSSPEKTAQLSGLAQTGGYILAAIGPALFGYSFNFFQSWVPAVLALLIIDIIIIISVFIVDRADKIL
- a CDS encoding PadR family transcriptional regulator, giving the protein MYFPTSSALIEFLILAILEQGDSYGYEISQTIKLIAKIKESTLYPILKKLETNRYLTTYSREYQGRMRKYYSLTEIGEEQLFVLREEWTLYTDTINGIIEGSIRHDKN
- a CDS encoding DUF4299 family protein, with product MVKTFFIPNKQSILGQQEILTAKSILGLVEGLESHSYDAVYLRQPLNRLEYIECGIVGKSQFLFKVRYLDSQKGYQVIIPDLITRADWEIVEALLQALSSKVGEEVEGLADFDLENYFHDTVKNYLADKGARLGFCQGILSPVYFDKKDLESFLKEDGLARFEALVKKVQGSDAYPASAKFYPDGEGKVHGIYHLAQGVKTILPKEPVIPAPYVEQLVGKELVWEIDLVKISGDGSKPEDYEAVARLDYQAFLEALPKELYQDLDANQVEVGPVLGKDFENLVKGN
- a CDS encoding rhodanese-related sulfurtransferase, producing the protein MAKPIRVLLYYKYVPIENAEQFAADHLAFCKSIGLKGRILVADEGINGTVSGDYETTQKYMDYVHSLPGMEDLWFKIDEEEEQAFKKMFVRYKKEIVHLGLEDENFDEDIDPLETTGAYLSPKEFKEALLDEDTVVLDTRNDYEYDLGHFRGAIRPDIRNFRELPQWVRDNKEKFMDKRVVVYCTGGVRCEKFSGWMVREGYKDVGQLHGGIATYGKDPEVQGELWDGKMYVFDERIAVDVNHVNPTIVGKDWFDGTPCERYVNCGNPFCNRRILASEDNEDKYLRGCSHECRVHPRNRYVLEHELTQDQVIERLAAIGENLDHSEVI
- a CDS encoding DUF6574 domain-containing protein, which encodes MTQEWFESADFEKTANNDKKDSPSDSVLLEEDSEAREEAPVVEENPQANPENQETDLEKVEAEEEETEEAEEELVTKTDKSEEPVEEVSQTSKPLTSKSLESPFLPDPTSTKTAIFKEELADFWIWLQGALKEPTASFDTDKKHSYTAFALLTIFSATSFLFTVYHAKQGYYGRMAAIDSKALQHLPSLNLFSIFSILVATSLFFFSILMGGFVVKRFVDQDSDWTLERAFQVHSRLLAIPILLTGIASFFAFFNGLRFAALLCLISMGMVLLGNLYIISRPSKDSQVDSFYRLLLAFLVNGSILFLFFLAEMALVFDYLRILAFM
- a CDS encoding gliding motility protein, with product MLAKAGDVYCVYNTHLKKYIACQITKIEEGEKKPQAVLLSLDWSGEEPLREEELSSLKPLYIDFMYWERNLHLSNVDIHVPSHYIFIGNTTPLTTESTNTYAMFWGNGYDIYRQLKWQEIPKEKRDLFKKADKSKEKVSFAGNEYRISKHNINDEWTPFEDASELKVFPCLSKLALTKWHKNIYEYLQSTPFITELVLEKHGQTKLDFSKTSIHRLSIDLTGVEELILNDDLEELLLLGDMSDNCQILVKDHGASLRLQLDRSLPKVLGLKDLGAIHCSNILEIDFAQILNNYPNLRELRLWGKPGHILNFHKLSEFKELVNFSTVDLFGFTAEDIPKPEDLPRLSMFWMSSLPEEAAKVAKKYYKKQQDKGLNLWITKPRKAEWLAQNLDNPFRSWDGQENISTANAKKAASLYRKTRASLIKLLENPNENTMTNVEVLIREYTQGFNKMDKRNCFIETIEREDIYSALVEILDLLPEDLGMDKEKFIEIFDELKDF